In the genome of bacterium, one region contains:
- a CDS encoding leucine-rich repeat domain-containing protein: MKLFGMLITCLMLIAMPVICSADYVAPYGYTLANGRATIISCDSSYTGELAITNMLGGCPVTAIAPLAFYGLSGLTKVVIPDSVVDIQFDSFNQCWMTDVVIGKNVANIGYRAFNQCYNLKNINIPNSTTNISYKAFRYCFSVPRAVIGSSVVTIGSNAFDYCSGLQKVYFTGNTPAPGASLFGDSSSATVYYMPDTIGWTNTYAGRPAVLWNPHANADSKFGVSTNGFGFTIAGTSNLEIVVQVCTNLGSPNWSDVKTNTLTSGSAYFSDSSWTNRPSRFYRFSAP, translated from the coding sequence CTGTTCGGAATGTTGATTACATGCCTGATGTTGATCGCCATGCCGGTCATCTGTTCTGCCGACTACGTTGCCCCATACGGTTACACCCTCGCCAATGGACGGGCTACCATTATATCCTGCGATTCCTCCTACACAGGGGAATTGGCGATCACCAACATGTTGGGCGGTTGTCCCGTCACCGCCATTGCACCTTTGGCGTTTTATGGTCTGTCAGGGCTGACAAAGGTGGTCATCCCCGATAGTGTCGTCGATATACAATTTGATTCGTTCAATCAATGCTGGATGACTGATGTCGTCATCGGAAAGAACGTCGCGAACATTGGCTACAGGGCATTCAACCAGTGCTACAATCTAAAAAATATAAACATTCCCAACAGCACGACCAATATCAGCTACAAAGCCTTCCGTTACTGCTTCTCGGTTCCCCGTGCTGTTATCGGAAGCTCCGTTGTGACGATTGGGAGTAATGCGTTTGATTATTGCAGCGGGCTGCAGAAAGTCTATTTCACCGGCAATACTCCTGCTCCGGGGGCATCATTGTTCGGTGACTCTTCAAGTGCCACGGTCTACTATATGCCTGACACTATCGGATGGACCAATACCTATGCCGGTCGTCCTGCCGTTTTGTGGAATCCTCACGCGAATGCAGATTCCAAGTTTGGTGTTAGCACCAACGGATTCGGGTTCACCATTGCAGGAACCAGCAACCTGGAGATCGTGGTACAAGTCTGCACGAACCTGGGCAGTCCAAACTGGTCGGATGTGAAAACCAACACCCTCACGAGTGGTTCGGCTTATTTCAGTGATTCCTCCTGGACGAACCGCCCTTCCCGTTTCTACCGGTTCAGTGCCCCGTGA